The Rhipicephalus sanguineus isolate Rsan-2018 chromosome 4, BIME_Rsan_1.4, whole genome shotgun sequence DNA window GTATGAACGCTCCAAAATGTCTTTCCTTTCAAGCTATTAGTAGTAATAGGCAGCCTTAGAATGGGGTACCCAAAGCTTTGCGCTGGCAATCGCtcgtgtttgttgccactgctcATGTGTCATAGGTAATCTCTAGGCTACGCGAGTCCTGGGTACCCAAATCTAAAACGCTCTAATCACAATAACAACACAAATATTGTTAACAGCAATAATTCATGTGCAGCTTGTACCTTTCGGTACCCTCGCCGGCGGCTCCATGGATACCCCGCAAGCTCCGCCATTCTCTTTCTGCAACAAGGTTTCCTTGTTGTGTGCCTTGGTAATGGGCTTGTGCATGAGTGGCCTTTCAACATACGCCCTCTGGTACTACACCATGAGTGATCCGGTAAGTCCTTGTCGTATCATGCTTTGTATGATGCATgcctcttttttaaaattttttacaCATGGTCCACTAGTCGTTGTCGTCGTCAATTTCATCGTCGTTTCATCTCGGCTATTCTTCTGTTGTCCCACGCCTTGCTTCCCATCTCTCGTTGTCTATTTCGTTGCTCCAACAGACCATCGGTGATATGTTGTTCCTTTGACGTGACCACCGGTTATCTCTCATTATCATGACGTGGCATACTGTTAATTCAAGCAGGCTATCTGCTACTGCTCTTTGCTTTCTGATCAACTCTGCCGTCCTCATATATATTCGTGTTAAGCCTGTCAGTTTTACTTCCAGGGCATGCTACGCGGTTCTTCTCGACTTGCTTTGCAATTTTCCGAATTTCATGCCCACCATCGCGTCCTTATTTTCAGGTTAATTTTTTTCGCAGGACCAGACTCccttgcaggcccgtagccaggcggggggggggtgagggctctgggctcctcctccccccccgcctggctacgggcctgcaaggAAGTCTGGTCCTGCGAAAAAAATAACCTGAAAATAAGGACGCGGTGGTGGTCATGAAATTCGGAAAATTGCAAagaaacaccccctccccccgtaattttggtgaagtacgtgtttttaccaaaaaataaataataaaaataggtctttttttaaaaagtcaaggttttcagcaagtgcccccccccccgccccacacgaaaaaaattcctggctacgggcctgctctctTGTTAGTACTTGACCTATGAATAGATGCTCTTTTTGCAGATTGTAGGATTCTAAGAAACTTCTAAAGATTCTACAGGTTTAGGAACGACGGCAGATGAAAGTGACTACCTCAAGAGCTTAAACTGGGATTTCCTGAATCGTCAAAACGGATAAACAAAAGTCAACTCAGTGGCATGCTACACTGACGTTGCAGTGATAGAGGCagcaacaaaacaataaaaaactgTTGCAACATCAGGGCAACTAAAAGAAGGCTCTTGAAGTTAGAATTTTATTTTGTATCCATACGAGGTAcagtttgacattttgaccgcacaaaaaagacgaggacagagggaggtacgacgacacgggcggtaaacttaaGTAAAGTTAAAGAAAGGAGACGTTTTGGCGCACCTGCATGCGCGCTGTAAAGACTgcacgtgtgaaccacggtttcaagggataaagattctgggcGGAAGCCAAGATCAaacagctcgagagctattagaagcttactttattagaaagaaaaatgatgattgtgtcagtgacacctctatcagattatttaaatcggaaatgtctttcttggacaggtggctgcgccactagactgatgagcggacgtaactgtgtctgcgcatctcaaaactcgctatatagtgctacgtctttcactgaataaaatgagttgaaagtttaccgcccgtgtcgtcgtacctccctctgtcctcgtttttttgtgcggtcaaaatgtcaaacagtaagcaccaactaggccaaacgcaagttctcctaaatGCGAGGTACAGATGACAGGGGCGCAGACAGGAAGTCGCAAATCGGCTTGACTAGGTCTTTCTCCTTTATTGGGAATAACCAGCAAAACATGCTCAATCATCAACTCAATCGATGCTCAATCACCGATGCTCGATGCTCaatcgccaactagcccaagctatcGCTATATCAAGTTCGAAATGCGGCCAACAAATAGGATTGGCAAGACTCATTAATTGAATGGCATTTTTTGTTGTCTCCTCTGTTTACCTCCCGCCACTTTGACAGCTGCTGAACGGCTGCTGCGAGTTGTCCGATGACCAGTTTCGCATGCTGCGCGGCAATTATTTCAACATGACGCTGCTGAAACTGAACCGGACGTGGTTTCTCGAAAACATGCGCGACTGCGCCATAGTCATCAACGCTACGCAGCAGCTGGCGCCACAGCGGTGCTGCTCGGAGCGTCATCTACTCTCCCTCACCATGCCGAGCGACGCCTTTAAGGTAGGTCGGGTAAAGGGGAACATTTGCTGCttaaagacctggcgtggctctgtggtagaataactgcttgccacgcagaatgcttcgctttgattcctgctgggatcctaatatttattctttccattcgtgggGTCAACGTTGCTGATGTCGGtattccttaacgctctcgcatttaaattaccaatgtctgttctcgccgttcctgggtggatatgaactgtcaatcactagtggcgcacacccgcacaccgcggcccgtggtaaacgggtatggaggaaagggtttgaagacgtacgcggcaggattttcaagttattcatgtcatgaccggacagtcatattcgtcaaattctcct harbors:
- the LOC119391545 gene encoding uncharacterized protein LOC119391545 — translated: MDTPQAPPFSFCNKVSLLCALVMGLCMSGLSTYALWYYTMSDPLLNGCCELSDDQFRMLRGNYFNMTLLKLNRTWFLENMRDCAIVINATQQLAPQRCCSERHLLSLTMPSDAFKRLCSKIMDLCHIRCR